The DNA window GATGGAAAAGTAGTAGAAGGAAAACTTAAACCATCATCAGACACTCCTACTCATGTGGAACTTTATAAAGCATTTCCTGAAATTGGCGGAGTAGTACATACACACTCCACTTATGCCACAGCATGGTCACAAGCCGGAATTGATCTACCTAATATCGGTACCACACATGCCGATTATTTTCACGATGCAATTCCTTGCACTGCTGATATGACAAAAGAAGAAGTAGAAGGAGCTTATGAAAAAGAAACCGGTAGTGTTATCATCAAGAGATTCGAAGGAATCAATCCGGTTCATACTCCAGGTGTACTTGTAAAGAACCACGGTCCTTTCTCATGGGGAAAAAATGCAGACGATGCAGTTCATAACGCAGTTGTTATGGAACAAGTAGCAAAAATGGCTTCTATTGCATATTCTGTAAATCCGGCATTAACAATGAATCCGTTGCTGGTAGAAAAGCACTTTAACCGCAAACATGGTCCGGGCGCTTATTACGGTCAGAAATAAATTATTATCGAAATAAATATCAAAACAAATAGATTTATAATCTTAAAATTAAAAAATTATGGCATTTCAAGATTTTGAAGTTTGGTTTGTAACAGGAGCACAGCTCCTTTACGGAGGCGATGCAGTAATCGCAGTTAACGCACACTCTAACGAGATTGTAAAAGGACTTAATGAATCAGGAAATCTTCCTGTTAAAGTTGTATATAAAGGAACTGTAAACTCAGCAGCTGAAGTAACAGCTACAATGAGAGCAGCAAACAATGAAAGCAAATGTATCGGTATCATTACCTGGATGCACACTTTCTCTCCTGCTAAAATGTGGATTCACGGATTGCAAGAGTTGAAAAAACCTCTTCTTCACTTCCACACACAATTCAACAAAGAAATTCCATGGGATACAATGGACATGGATTTCATGAACTTGAATCAATCAGCTCACGGAGACCGCGAATTTGGTCACATTGTTTCTCGTATGCGCAAAAACCGCAAGGTTGTTGTTGGTCACTGGCAAGATGAAAAAGCTCAGGGTAAAATCGCTGTGTGGATGCGTGTTTCTGCAGCTTGGGCTGATGCACAAGATATGCTTATCATCCGTTTCGGAGACAACATGAACAATGTTGCTGTAACAGATGGTGATAAAGTAGAAGCAGAACTTCGTTTAGGTTACCATGTTGATTACTATCCAATCGGCGACTTAGTAGCAGTTCAGGATACTGTAACTGATGCTGAAATTGCAGAGTTGGTTAAAGTATACGAAAGCGAATATGAATTGGCTGCCAATGTAAAAGAAGGCGGAAAAGACCGCACCCAGGTTATTGAAGCTGCTCGTGAAGAACTTGCTCTTCGCAAATTCTTAACAGCAAAAGGCGCAAAAGGATTCACTACAAACTTCGATGCATTGCACGGAATGAATCAACTTCCAGGTCTTGCTTCTCAACGTTTGATGGCTGAAGGTTATGGTTTCGGAGCAGAAGGTGACTGGAAAACAGCAGCATTGTACCGCACAATGTGGTTCATGGGACAAGGTCTTGAAGGTGGTGCTTCATTCCTTGAAGATTACACGTTGAACTTCGACGGAGATAACAGCTCAATTCTTCAGGCACACATGTTAGAAGTTTGTCCGCTTATCGCAGAAAACAAACCAAAACTAGAAGTTCATCCATTAGGTATCGGTGGCAAAGCAGATCCTGCTCGTTTGGTATTCACTACTCACGAAGGAACCGGAGTTGCTGCAACAATCGTAGATATGGGTAACCGTTTCCGTATGATTGTAAACCAGGTAGATGTTATCAAATCAAAAGAACTTCCTAAATTGCCGGTTGCTTCTGCACTTTGGATTCCACAACCAAACTTCGAAGTAGGTGCAGGTGCATGGATTCTTGCAGGTGGAACACACCACACAAGCTTCTCTTTCGCTCTTACTCAGGAATATCTGGAAGACTATGCTGAAATGGCAGGTATCGAAATGATCGTTATCGACAAAGATACTACTATCAGCAACTTCAAGAAAGAGCTACGCACAAATGATGTTTATTATATGCTTAACAAAGCTTTGATGTAATATGGCAAAAAAATATGTTATCGGATTAGATTACGGTAGTGATTCTGCCCGTGCAATCATTGTAGATGCATTGACAGGAGAAGAATTGGCTACAGCCGTAAAATACTATCCTCGCTGGACAGAAGGAAAATATTGCAACCCTGCAATCAACCAATATCGCCAACATCCGCTTGATTATATTGAAGTACTGGAAGCTACTATCAAAGAATCACTGGCAAAATGCCCTGCAGGAACTGCAGAACAAGTTGTTGGTATTGCTTTTGACACAACCGGAAGTACTCCTGTGTTTACAGATGCAGCAGGTACTCCCCTATCTTTACTTCCTGAATTTGCAGAAAATCCAAATGCAATGTTTGTACTTTGGAAAGACCATACAGCAGTAAAAGAAGCAGCCGAAATCAATAAGCTTTGCAAAGAGTGGAAGATTGACTATTCAGCTTACGAAGGTGGTATCTATTCTTCAGAATGGTTCTGGGCAAAAGCTCTTCACGTACTTCGTGAAGACGAAACTGTACGCAAGAACGCTTACTCTATCGTTGAGCACTGCGAATGGTTACCTGCTATTCTTACAGGAGCCAATAAAGCAGAAGACATCGTAAGAAGTCGCTGTGCTGAAGGACACAAAGCTATGTGGCACGAAAAATGGGGCGGACTTCCAGCTGAAGACTTCCTTGTAGCTCTTGATCCACTTTTGGCTGGCTACCGTGATCGTCTGTTCACAAAGACAGAAACTGCTGACAAGGTAGTTGGTCACCTTACAGAAGAATGGGCTAAGCGTCTTGGTTTAACAACAAACGTTGTTGTAGCCGGCGGAGCATTCGACTGCCACATGGGTGCAGTAGGATCAGGTGTAACACCTCGCACACTGGTACGCATTATCGGTACTTCAACTTGCGACATCATGGTTTCTTCTTACGAAGAGATGGGCGACAAGCTGATCAAAGGTATCTGCGGACAGGTTGACGGATCAGTAATCCCAGGATACGTAGGACTTGAAGCCGGACAATCTGCTTTCGGTGATGTATATGCATGGTTCAAGAGAGTTCTGGAATTCCCTATCAAACAAATCATAGGAAACAGCACACTTATTGACGAAGCTACAAAAGCTAAATTGGTAGATGAAGCATGCAGCCAGATTATCCCTGCATTAACAAAAGAAGCCGAGCTAATTCCAATCAGCGAAAGCACAGTAATTGCTACCGACTGGATGAATGGCCGCCGTACTCCTGATGCTAACCAGATGTTGAAAGGAACAATTACCGGACTTACTCTCGGTAGTTCAGCTCCACGCATCTTCCGTGCATTGGTAGAAGCTACAGCATTCGGTTCAAAAGCAATTGTTGACCGTTTCCGTAGCGAAGGCGTACAAATCGATGCAGTAATTGGTATCGGAGGTATTTCTTTGAAATCACCATTCGTAATGCAAACTTTGTCTGATGTACTAAATATGCCTATTAAAGTCTGCAAAACAGAACAAGCTTGTGCTTTAGGCGCTGCTATGTTTGCTGCAACAGCTGCAGGCATCTATGGTAAGGTAGAAGAAGCACAACAGGCTATGGGACCAGGATTTGCTTCGGAATATACTCCAAATGCAGAAAATGCAAAAGCATATCAGGCTATTTATGAACAATATGTAAAAGTTGGACAATTCACTGAAAAAGAATTGTTCTGCTAATAAATCTCTTCAAGCGAGGCCGGGAAAAGATCGAAATATCTTAGTGTATTTCTGATAAATAACTTATTGTATTTTATACTCTAAGATCTCTCCCGGTCTCGCTTTTAACCTCGATCTTTTCAACAAAAAATCGCTCTATTCTAGCAGTTTATTACTCACAAACTGCTATCTTTGCCCCTAAATTAATGAATCAATTATTATGAATGATAGTAAACTAATGAATCTCGCAGCAGATAATGTGCGAATTTTAGCAGCTTCTATGGTAGAAAAAGCAAACTCAGGACACCCGGGCGGTGCCATGGGTGGCGCAGACTTTGTGAACGTTCTTTTCTCTGAATTTTTGGAATTTGATCCTGAAAATCCTCGTTGGGAAGGTCGCGACCGCTTTTTTTTAGACCCAGGACACATGTCACCCATGTTGTATTCTATCCTAGCCCTTAC is part of the uncultured Bacteroides sp. genome and encodes:
- a CDS encoding L-ribulose-5-phosphate 4-epimerase, with translation MLETLKEQVFRANLDLVKHGLVIFTWGNVSAIDRASGLVVIKPSGVSYDDMKAGDMVVVDLDGKVVEGKLKPSSDTPTHVELYKAFPEIGGVVHTHSTYATAWSQAGIDLPNIGTTHADYFHDAIPCTADMTKEEVEGAYEKETGSVIIKRFEGINPVHTPGVLVKNHGPFSWGKNADDAVHNAVVMEQVAKMASIAYSVNPALTMNPLLVEKHFNRKHGPGAYYGQK
- the araA gene encoding L-arabinose isomerase: MMAFQDFEVWFVTGAQLLYGGDAVIAVNAHSNEIVKGLNESGNLPVKVVYKGTVNSAAEVTATMRAANNESKCIGIITWMHTFSPAKMWIHGLQELKKPLLHFHTQFNKEIPWDTMDMDFMNLNQSAHGDREFGHIVSRMRKNRKVVVGHWQDEKAQGKIAVWMRVSAAWADAQDMLIIRFGDNMNNVAVTDGDKVEAELRLGYHVDYYPIGDLVAVQDTVTDAEIAELVKVYESEYELAANVKEGGKDRTQVIEAAREELALRKFLTAKGAKGFTTNFDALHGMNQLPGLASQRLMAEGYGFGAEGDWKTAALYRTMWFMGQGLEGGASFLEDYTLNFDGDNSSILQAHMLEVCPLIAENKPKLEVHPLGIGGKADPARLVFTTHEGTGVAATIVDMGNRFRMIVNQVDVIKSKELPKLPVASALWIPQPNFEVGAGAWILAGGTHHTSFSFALTQEYLEDYAEMAGIEMIVIDKDTTISNFKKELRTNDVYYMLNKALM
- a CDS encoding ribulokinase — encoded protein: MAKKYVIGLDYGSDSARAIIVDALTGEELATAVKYYPRWTEGKYCNPAINQYRQHPLDYIEVLEATIKESLAKCPAGTAEQVVGIAFDTTGSTPVFTDAAGTPLSLLPEFAENPNAMFVLWKDHTAVKEAAEINKLCKEWKIDYSAYEGGIYSSEWFWAKALHVLREDETVRKNAYSIVEHCEWLPAILTGANKAEDIVRSRCAEGHKAMWHEKWGGLPAEDFLVALDPLLAGYRDRLFTKTETADKVVGHLTEEWAKRLGLTTNVVVAGGAFDCHMGAVGSGVTPRTLVRIIGTSTCDIMVSSYEEMGDKLIKGICGQVDGSVIPGYVGLEAGQSAFGDVYAWFKRVLEFPIKQIIGNSTLIDEATKAKLVDEACSQIIPALTKEAELIPISESTVIATDWMNGRRTPDANQMLKGTITGLTLGSSAPRIFRALVEATAFGSKAIVDRFRSEGVQIDAVIGIGGISLKSPFVMQTLSDVLNMPIKVCKTEQACALGAAMFAATAAGIYGKVEEAQQAMGPGFASEYTPNAENAKAYQAIYEQYVKVGQFTEKELFC